The Thermoanaerobaculia bacterium genomic interval GTGATCGCGTTGCAGAAGAGCACGGCGTCGTAGCGGCGCCGGGCGGCATGGATCGCGGAGAGGAACGCGTGCACGATGGTGTCGAGGTATTTCGAGCGGATCGTGGGGAGGACGACGACGTTCACGTCGCCCACCTTCGTGATCGACCGGTCGGTGTAGTGAGTCCGGCAGTACACCGTGACGTCGTGACCGCGGCGCGCGAGCCGCCGCGACAGCTCGTCGGCGAACGTCTCGAACCCGCCGTAGCGGGGAGGGATCCCGCGCGTCCCCAGGATCGCGATCCTCATCCGCGCGTCCCGCGGCGGCCCGCCGCGACCGCGCCGGTCGCCGACGGGCGGATCGCCGCGATCTCGGCTCGCTTCCGGAGGAGGCGCCGCCGGTTCTTCAGCAGCCAGGAAAAGGCCGGAAGCGACGAGCGCTCGACCACGAGGCACGCGGCGAAGACGACGAGATCGCGCGCGAGCGTCGGCAGTCGCCGGAACTCCGCAACCGGCGCGTTGTTGATCCGGAGCAGGAATCGATTCTTCACGGAGTGATAGTTCGCGGCGGCGCTCATCTCCCGGCGGCGCTCGGGGAGGTTGCGCCGGCGATGCCACGCGACGGCCTCCGGGACGAAGAGGCACCGCCACCCGGCGCGGCGCAGGCGGAGCGCGAGGTCGGCGTCCTCGCGGTAGAGGAAGAAGTCTTCGTCGAACCACCCCGTCGAGATCCGCACGGAATCGAGAGCGGAGCGGCGGTAGAACCCCGCCGCGCCGGTGACGCCGGCGATCTCCCGCCGGCGCGGCCGAGGCCACTTCG includes:
- a CDS encoding glycosyltransferase family 2 protein gives rise to the protein MSRAPDVSIVVVSHGSAEDLAVSLPAAAGQQDVSSEVLVVENGDPSVSRTIAAAHGARFLPQPTNLGFAGGANAGIAASSGRYVLTLNPDCRLDARFCAALVRRLDAPDAADVGSASGRIGRAEGPKLSPIPVLDSTGIVFTASGRHFDRDAGAPDSAAVGAEPRAVAAPKWPRPRRREIAGVTGAAGFYRRSALDSVRISTGWFDEDFFLYREDADLALRLRRAGWRCLFVPEAVAWHRRRNLPERRREMSAAANYHSVKNRFLLRINNAPVAEFRRLPTLARDLVVFAACLVVERSSLPAFSWLLKNRRRLLRKRAEIAAIRPSATGAVAAGRRGTRG